The DNA window GGTGGGTGTAGCTGATTTTCCCCTTATTTGTCAAATAGTTTTATGAAAGAGTAACCCACCCTGACCATCCCTTAATCTAAGGGAGGGAACGCTCTTCGCCCCTCCCCCTTAGACTAAGGGGGAGGACGGGAGGGGGTTACCCCACCCAAGGATTACAGTTTTTCGAAGAGCTTAAAAAACGAGGGAAACGAGGTTTTGATACAATCGGTATCATCAATAATTACAGGAGCATCCGAACACAAGCCCGCAATGGCAAAACTCATGGCCACACGATGATCGCCGTGACTTTTAAAACTACCCCCTTTGAAAGGTGATGGACCTTGAATAACCATCCCGTCCGGTTTTTCACCCACATTTACCCCTAAAACGGCCAAGTGGCCGCACATCACTTTAATACGATCGCTTTCTTTTACGCGCAGTTCTTTGGCATCGGCAATAGTTGTCTCGCCTTGGGCCTTGGAAGCCACAATGGACAAGATAGGAATCTCATCAATGAGCCAGGGAATAATTTGCCCAGATACGCTTGTTCCTTTTAAAGATGAATAACGGGCGATGATATCCCCTACTTTCTCACCAGACACATCCTGTTCGTTTTGGATCTCAATCTTGCCATCCATTTTTTTAAAAACATCCAAAAGAGCGGCACGAGTAGGATTTAAGTTTACTTGTTTAAGAGTAACGTGGGCTCCGGGAACAATGAGACCTGCCGCAATAAAAAAAGCAGCCGATGAAAAATCGTTAGCCACACTAAAATTTCCAAGAGGTTTTAACTTTAAACCAGATGTGGCCGGTAAACTTACGGTAGTATTTTTAATACTTAACGGAGCTCCCATACCTAACAGCATGCGTTCGGTATGATCGCGCGAGAGTGAAGGTTCGGTCACATCCACGGCACATCCACTACCCAAAGCCGCAAGCACAATGGCCGATTTTACTTGAGCTGAAGCCACCGGCAAGGTAAACGATCCACCGCTTAAATTCTTTTTGCCGTGAACGGTAATAAGACGTTTACCATCTACTTCTTTCACTTCAAAGCTGGCTCCCATTTTACGGAGCGGTTCAAACACGCGTTCCATGGGGCGTTTATTGAGCGAAGCATCGCCGGTAAGAGTGGACGAAAAATCCTGCGCAGAAAGCAAACCCAACATAAGGCGCATGGTGGTGCCAGAGTTTCCACAATCTAAAATATCCGAAGTAGCTTTGAGAGAATGAATACCTTTGCCTTGAATGGTTAAAATATCACCCGGTTTAATCGTTTCGGCCGTATGCGACATTTTAACACCCATCTTCT is part of the bacterium genome and encodes:
- the aroA gene encoding 3-phosphoshikimate 1-carboxyvinyltransferase, which encodes MSSLTVTSKSNIKATITVPGDKSISHRSLIFGALAEGESRVSNLLLGEDVLSTMTILQKMGVKMSHTAETIKPGDILTIQGKGIHSLKATSDILDCGNSGTTMRLMLGLLSAQDFSSTLTGDASLNKRPMERVFEPLRKMGASFEVKEVDGKRLITVHGKKNLSGGSFTLPVASAQVKSAIVLAALGSGCAVDVTEPSLSRDHTERMLLGMGAPLSIKNTTVSLPATSGLKLKPLGNFSVANDFSSAAFFIAAGLIVPGAHVTLKQVNLNPTRAALLDVFKKMDGKIEIQNEQDVSGEKVGDIIARYSSLKGTSVSGQIIPWLIDEIPILSIVASKAQGETTIADAKELRVKESDRIKVMCGHLAVLGVNVGEKPDGMVIQGPSPFKGGSFKSHGDHRVAMSFAIAGLCSDAPVIIDDTDCIKTSFPSFFKLFEKL